From Desmodus rotundus isolate HL8 chromosome 12, HLdesRot8A.1, whole genome shotgun sequence, one genomic window encodes:
- the AKNAD1 gene encoding protein AKNAD1: protein MSSILLERKKETPNCSWVCSDYGQEYPPDSLPPADGPPAGAAQSKVAPCLRANQKSRAWQQASLRPEHVVKPAVKTRSTGTVKNTKGRHEGRRSGCTHMDEADLSEDVTWKRQEGLSYSGRCPQTKLCSEHRPSSENDILGVSDQVSSAAEDAQEGATRKETCRNAHTALTVGKMNENAGEKKHYTEQQCTTNPPAPAGGGLPKSNISDILQHHLSKEDFLKGEGISCETLPEISNADSSDEAIVKSIILRYVTSSWPEQVPELSGQLDPKTDDESSTKPSCSPNAAEASTSELEEPAAAGDGSHPENSNFLTETKSASHKGKGCQGLTPQNQQTEKAGSGHGFQCDQVHYQFSDFSSVAPTGKIPENNIIDTPLPIEKQDHFSHELRDRLALVQDILESLSRSNCVEKEQQERKTSDPSRETEMEPTRHSHQGHLAGTESKTSLFKVTSASQKNPPASSSYIFQKLSHGKKMCQKLGEQTDQLRSKVQEFSKSIAQDSPCRVRDNRLALLKLQGHLALLEQEFVAKEEKHLTWKQQAHKHEPPAVSDFDPERKVEGEMFRLEMLLEEVKEKTEEGKHTSASSPPSRSPATPADLPPTSSPPSDEVTLQSGTRISLKVVRGLVSQVCLLPSSSLSFAIITFDPVFPIRNEIPSKCFPGPALQGPAHCKPLTWVPAALSSISGVRVESLGRRGQGRFFRGGKIGTEFWGKRRRQLEEKTGNGSPGGMWRCLEGHPPRDSSPNKSLRATLQIPRSRRQSPARGQVRAGDRVPQHDVGGSWKEDLSLSPRRPQRGQPQAPFYAGAPQGGPERLHGEGPCTAGHTARLAPQGPWRTGPASATLWEKPRGRDQTNQIKGPRGGPDCSVLFGARSCSAQGTPLTPPGTSVAEGDSEMDLRSAGSSFTVHKDFFAESSWELREVRRLAQGKRRGTLDVGRPSSVVSSAELWLPAGLCLSSQGMSHFRGHSHICVCFLVQQDPHSPSGRQKRAERAEITSRSCVFCHRVLEWKQNVEKKGHRRTSCGRFPAVLQEQALHSNSSLSPDTELSCYLASGTGLRSTKCETCGTKILNSPRGCRKEPLTEFHYRYNTPGQNHSNHGGGNAFVQLHFLNENKNSSPSCSKPNWIYSKRANSKPSQDEHEPIPGKNNLTAFVTYTSDLASSLPHFHSCRISGSKSSGNLSSTEETKSEGLNSSLDNALRTAIVLKETTDRMIKTIAEDLAKLQRWRNRLKY from the exons ATGTCTTCCATTctgttggaaaggaagaaagagacaccCAACTGCAGCTGGGTCTGTTCTGACTATGGTCAGGAGTATCCCCCAGATTCGCTGCCACCAGCAGATGGGCCACCTGCCGGGGCTGCTCAGAGCAAGGTGGCACCCTGCCTCAGGGCCAATCAGAAGAGCCGTGCTTGGCAGCAGGCCAGCCTCAG ACCAGAACACGTGGTGAAGCCAGCCGTGAAAACCAGGTCAACTGGCACAGTTAAGAACACCAAGGGCAGGCACGAAGGACGAAGGTCAGGCTGCACACACATGGATGAAGCCGATCTCTCGGAAGATGTGACTTGGAAGCGACAGGAGGGTTTGTCTTACAGTGGGCGTTGCCCCCAAACTAAGCTGTGCAGTGAGCACCGCCCTTCCTCGGAAAACGACATTCTGGGTGTCTCGGATCAAGTTAGTTCAGCGGCAGAGGACGCTCAAGAAGGGGCTACACGTAAAGAGACTTGCAGAAACGCACACACGGCCCTGACTGTgggtaaaatgaatgaaaacgCTGGCGAGAAAAAACACTATACGGAGCAACAATGCACCACGAACCCTCCCGCTCCAGCTGGAGGAGGCCTTCCGAAGTCAAACATTTCCGACATTTTACAGCATCACCTTTCCAAAGAGGACTTTTTAAAAGGTGAAGGCATCAGCTGTGAAACTCTGCCAGAGATCTCTAATGCCGACAGTTCTGACGAGGCCATTGTTAAAAGCATCATTCTGCGTTATGTTACAAGTTCTTGGCCAGAACAAGTCCCAGAGCTCAGTGGCCAACTCGACCCCAAGACAGATGACGAAAGCAGCACTAAGCCCAGCTGTTCTCCAAACGCCGCAGAAGCAAGCACCTCTGAGCTGGAAGAGCCAGCGGCCGCTGGAGACGGCAGCCATCCAGAAAATTCCAATTTTCTAACTGAAACCAAGAGTGCAAGCCATAAAGGAAAAGGTTGCCAAGGGCTGACACCCCAGAATCAGCAGACTGAAAAGGCAGGATCAGGCCATGGGTTCCAGTGTGATCAAGTCCATTACCAGTTCTCTGATTTCTCTAGTGTTGCTCCCACAGGGAAAATCCCTGAAAATAACATAATTGATACACCACTTCCAATAGAAAAACAAGACCACTTTTCGCATGAACTGAGAGACAGGTTAGCTCTTGTGCAAGATATTTTAGAAAGCCTGTCTAGGTCAAATTGTGTTGAGAAAGAACAGCAGGAAAGGAAAACTTCTGACCCCTCCCGAGAGACAGAG ATGGAGCCCACAAGGCATAGCCACCAGGGTCATCTCGCAG GAACAGAATCCAAGACGAGTCTCTTTAAGGTGACATCAGCCTCTCAGAAAAACCCTCCTGCAAGCTCTTCTTACATATTCCAAAAGCTATCCCACGGGAAAAAGATGTGTCAGAAGTTAGGAGAACAGACCGATCAACTGAGGAGTAAA GTGCAAGAATTCTCCAAAAGCATAGCACAGGACTCTCCCTGTCGCGTGCGAGACAACAGGCTG GCCCTGTTGAAACTGCAGGGACATCTTGCATTGCTGGAGCAGGAGTTTGTGGCCAAGGAAGAGAAGCATCTGACTTGGAAGCAGCAAGCCCACAAGCACGAACCCCCAGCCGTCAGTGACTTTGATCCAGAAAG AAAAGTGGAAGGTGAAATGTTCAGGTTGGAGATGCTACTTGAAGAGGTtaaagagaagacagaggaaggcaaACATACTTCAGCGAGCTCTCCTCCCTCAAGGTCTCCCGCCACCCCGGCTGACTTGCCACCCACGTCCTCTCCACCCTCAGATGAG GTTACCCTGCAGTCAGGGACCCGAATTAGCCTCAAGGTGGTGAGGGGCCTGGTGAGTCAGGTCTGCCTTCTGCCCAGCAGCTCCCTCAG TTTTGCCATCATCACTTTTGACCCGGTGTTCCCCATTCGTAATGAAATCCCCTCCAAGTGCTTCCCCGGACCAGCACTACAGGGCCCTGCGCACTGTAAGCCCCTTACCTGGGTGCCGGCTGCTCTGTCAAGTATCTCGGGTGTGAGGGTAGAGTCACTAGGGAGAAGGGGTCAGGGCAGGTTTTTCAGAGGGGGCAAGATTGGAACCGAGTtctgggggaaaaggaggaggcaGCTAGAGGAGAAGACAGGAAACGGGTCTCCAGGTGGGATGTGGAGGTGCCTTGAAGGTCACCCTCCGCGGGACAGCAGCCCTAACAAGTCCCTGCGGGCGACTCTCCAGATTCCTAGGAGCCGCCGGCAGTCCCCGGCCCGGGGCCAAGTGCGCGCTGGGGACAGGGTGCCCCAACACGACGTAGGAGGCTCCTGGAAGGAGGACCTGAGTCTCTCGCCCCGCAGGCCCCAGCGGGGACAACCACAGGCCCCTTTCTATGCAGGGGCACCCCAGGGAGGGCCCGAGAGGCTCCACGGAGAAGGGCCCTGCACCGCGGGTCACACCGCTCGCCTGGCACCCCAGGGTCCCTGGAGGACCGGCCCGGCCTCTGCAACCCTCTGGGAGAAGccgaggggcaggg ACCAGACCAACCAGATCAAAGGGCCTCGAGGTGGTCCCGATTGCAGCGTCCTGTTCGGCGCCCGGTCCTGCTCCGCCCAGGGCACGCCGCTGACTCCACCAGGCACCAGCGTCGCCGAGGGCGACTCTGAAATGGACTTAAGATCGGCTGGCTCT AGCTTTACAGTGCACAAAGACTTCTTTGCAGAAAGCAGTTGGGAGCTCAGGGAGGTCAGGAGACTGGCTCAGGGCAAACGACGGGGCACACTGGATGTCGGGCGTCCCAGCTCAG TGGTGAGTTCAGCTGAGCTCTGGCTGCCTGCTGGGCTGTGCTTGAGCAGCCAAGGGATGAGTCACTTCCGTGGTCACAGCcacatctgtgtgtgttttctggtGCAGCAggacccccacagcccctccgGAAGGCAGAAACGTGCGGAACGTGCAGAGATAACCAGTCGGAGCTGTGTCTTCTGCCACCGGGTCCTTGAATG GAAGCAAAACGTGGAGAAAAAAGGCCACAGAAGGACCAGCTGTGGAAGGTTTCCCGCTGTCCTCCAAGAGCAGGCGCTGCACTCAAATTCAAGTCTCA GCCCCGATACAGAACTGAGCTGCTACTTGGCCTCTGGCACTGGACTGCGGAGTACTAAGTGCGAGACCTGTGGCACTAAGATTCTGAACTCCCCAAGAGGCTGCCGGAAAGAACCACTTACAG AATTTCATTACAGATACAACACGCCGGGCCAGAATCACTCAAATCACGGAGGAGGAAATGCCTTTGTCCAGCtccactttttaaatgaaaataaaaattcttcacCTT